The proteins below come from a single Xenopus tropicalis strain Nigerian chromosome 9, UCB_Xtro_10.0, whole genome shotgun sequence genomic window:
- the LOC116407631 gene encoding oocyte zinc finger protein XlCOF7.1-like has protein sequence MGGTLCYNNEPSKIGAEGANENLTNPDISLVEQPPPTSGIKEEAASCEGENQSDCSINPLTEQIQGTDTPTPSTELYNCSKCQKQCKTKVGFLKHQKTRTGVKSFVCSVCEKHFKWQSELIVHQRSHTGEKPFSCSECGKRFTRHVHLIEHYRTHTGEKPYSCSDCGKRFSHGSDFNRHCRIHRLEKLCICSQCKKQFTSHSELIVHQSSHMGEGPYSCFECGKRFKRRSQLTVHRRSHTGERPYSCPKCGKDFKDRSTLRAHLRIHTGEKPFTCSQCEKCFTHCSDLNRHLKSHKGEKPFSCSQCGKYFTSTSDLTVHLRIHTGERPYSCSECGKCFKDPTYLTTHQRIHTGEKPFTCTECGKCFSGRAGLNSHKKIHTGKKSFTCTECGKCFSEGARLRYHKKIHTGEKPFSCTECGNCFRDREGLKSHTRIHTGEKPFSCSECGKCFSDRTSLKSHTRIHTGEKPFACNECGKCFMYRYQLTAHSQLHTGEEPLPDSKCTDTQ, from the exons atgg gaggaacattatgttataataatgagccaagcaagattggggctgaaggTGCTAATGaaaatctcacaaaccctgacaTTTCTTTAGTGGAACAGCCCCCACCGACCagtgggattaaagaggaggcggcttcatgtgaaggggaaaaccaatcagattgcagcattaatccccttacagaacagatacagggaacagacacacctactcccaGCACGGAGTTGTATAACTGTTCTAAATGCCAGAAACAATGTAAAACTAAGGTCGGTTTTCTCAAGCACCAGAAAACTCGCACAGGGGTAAAATCATTTGTCTGTTCTGTGTGTGAGAAACATTTTAAGTGGCAGTCAGAACTTATTGTACATCAGAGgagtcacacaggggagaaaccgttctcttgttctgaatgtggcaaAAGGTTTACCCGGCATGTACATCTTATTGAGCAttacagaacccacacaggagagaaaccctaTTCCTGTTCTGACTGTGGGAAACGTTTTTCACATGGTTCAGACTTTAACAGACACTGCAGAATTCACAGACTAGAGAAATTATGTATTTGCTCCCAATGTAAAAAACAGTTCACGTCTCACTCAGAGCTTATTGTGCATCAAAGTAGTCACATGGGAGAGGGACCATATTCTTGTTTTGAATGTGGGAAACGATTTAAACGTCGCTCACAACTTACTGTACATCGGAGAAGCCATACCGGAGAGAGACCTTATTCATGTCCCAAATGTGGGAAAGACTTTAAAGATCGCTCGACTCTCCGTGCCCATCtaagaatccacacaggggagaaaccattcacttgttctCAGTGTGAGAAATGTTTCACTCATTGCTCAGATCTTAACAGACACCTGAAATCTCATAAAGGAgaaaaaccattttcttgttctcagTGTGGGAAATATTTCACTTCTACCTCAGACCTTACTGTGCATCTCaggattcacacaggagagaGACCGTActcttgttctgagtgtgggaaatgttttaaagATCCCACATACCTTACTACTCACcaaagaattcacacaggggagaaaccattcacttgtactgaatgtgggaaatgtttcagtGGTCGTGCTGGCCTTAATTCCCATAAAAAAATTCACACAGGGAAGAAATCATTTACTTgcactgaatgtgggaaatgtttttctgaGGGCGCACGCCTAAGATACCATAAaaaaattcacacaggggagaaaccattcagttGTACTGAATGTGGGAATTGTTTTCGTGATCGCGAGGGCCTTAAATCCCATacaagaattcacacaggggagaaaccattcagttgtagtgaatgtgggaaatgtttcagtGATCGCACAAGCCTTAAATCCCATacaagaattcacacaggggagaaaccatttgcttgcaatgaatgtgggaaatgttttatgtATCGTTATCAGCTCACTGCacattcccagttacacacaggggAGGAACCATTGCCTGACAGTAAATGTACTGATACACAGTGA